The Marinitoga sp. 38H-ov genomic interval GATTTTAAACCATTCAAAAATAAATAAAATAAAAAAACAGTATAATTATTCAAAAATAAAAAAACAATATCTTGAATATAATTATGATATATTATTAAAGAGTTTTTTTAATAAAAATTATAAGGAAATTACATATGAATTATTTGCTACTTATTCCTCTCTAATCAAAAAACCAAAATTTAATTTAATAAATGCCATATATTTAGTTCAAAATAATAAAAAAAATGAAATTACAGAATTATTTAAAAAGAATATAATTTTCTTAAAAAACCTATTAGATCCACATCCTTTTTATAAAGCTAGAAAATTTTTAATTTTTCAATTATTAAAAAACGGGAGAAATATAAACGAATTAATTTCAATATATTCTAAATTATCATTGAAAGAAAAAATAATATTAGATATTTTCTTACGAAATCATATAAGATATGATATAAAATGGGAAATAAATCCAAAATGTAATAATAACCTGTTAATACAATTTTCTAAAAGATATAACTTTGGAAAAAAACGAAGTATTTTTGCATATTTCTATTTTGACGAAGAATATAGAGATCTATTAAATAATATATTAAAAAAATTCCCCCTTCAATAATATGAAGGGGGATTTGTTTAATATCTAACAGTAATTTGATGATCGGAAGTAATTCTAGTAGTATTTGTTTTACCTTTTTCATCTTCTCCTAACATAACTGTTGAAAATACCAAAATAGAAATAATAACAAAAAGTATCTTTTTCATAAAACCCCTCCTATCTATTTTAAAATAATGACTAATATATATTTATTTGGATAGAATAATATATACTTGCAGTACTATAATTTATATTAATTATATAGTAAAAGTGTATTAGATTTCACCATATTTAATTCTCTATATTTAAACTAATATCTATTGGACCATATGTTTTATTTGGATATAAATAATATGTTCCGTTGTATCCAAAATAATCTCCTGTATCTATAGTTCCATTATTATTATTATCTCTCCATGCACATATATAAGTTGTTTTATATGGTACAACTGAATTTAATGTATAACTTCCATTATTTACATATGCTATTTCACTACTTAAAACATATGTATTTTGGTAATAGTCATAACTTAATGCAAATACTTGAGTTTTAATTGTTGGATTTGGATCTGGGTTTGGATCTGGATTTGGATTACCACCTGTATAATTTAATGCCGCATATGCATCAATCAATCCATATCCATAATAGTCATCCTTACCACTAGTTCCTAAATCAACTGCAGTTGATATTAATACATTTCTAATTTCACTTGGTGAAGTTACACCATTAGCATAAACTAAAGCGGCTACTCCAGCAACATGTGGCGCTGCCATTGATGTTCCTTGTAAGAACATATAAGTATCTCCATTATTTGGAGTCCATGTTGTACTTAAAACTCCATCTGCATATCCATCACCATTTTGATCAACACTTGTATCCCCACCAGGTGCAGCTATATCAACTTCTGGCCCATAATTTGAATATGGAGCTCTTTGTAAATCATACCTTACAGAAGCTACAGCTATTGTTTCAGTATATTTTGCTGGATATGATACAGGACCATTTTCATTTCCAGCAGCACAAATAACAGTTACCCCATTATTATATGCATATTTTATTGCATCATGTAATATTTGAGAATTAGCTCCTCCACCTAAACTCATATTTATTATTTTTGCTCCATGATCAACAGCATATCTTACACCTGCTGCTACAGTATCTAATGAACCAGTTCCATCAGCACCTAATACTCTAACAGGCATTACTTTAATTCCATAACCGCCCCAATTGACTCCACTTACACCTACAGAATTATTTGTCATAGCCGCAATTGTACCTGCTACATGTGTTCCATGGCTAACATCTTGCGCAGGATCTGTAGGATCCGTATCATTATCAACATAATCATAACCTTGAATTAATACATCTTTTAAATCTGGATGTGTAAAGCTAACTCCTGTATCAACAACTGCTACAATAACATTTGCACTTTTAATTTTATCCCATGCTTGAGGTAATTTTATCTTATCATAATGCCATTGATAACTATAATAAGCATCATTTGGTATTGCTAAAGCTTTGTAAATGTAATTTGGTTCAATATATTTTATTCCTTCAATCTTCCTCAATTTATTTATATCAACTTCTCCTTTTACTTTTAAAACAGAAATTCCTTCTTTAAAAGTAATCTCTTTAGTAACATTTTTATTTGAGTCAAAACTTATATCTTTTTCTAAAGATACACTATCTTTGTATTTTTCTAATAAGTTTCTTAATCCATTTCCTTCATAATAAACTACATACTCTCCTTCTCTCCATTCTACTCCTGCAGATTTATTTAATTTTGTTGATACTAAATAAGGTGCTAAATCACCATTTGGCATCCTAACGCTACCATAAACCGATGCGTATCCTGTTGCTTTTTTCGAAACTGTAGCTATATCTTCTATTTTTTTACCTTCAATAAATTTTCCCAAATCTACATTTTTAGGATCGTCAGATAGTCTTGTACAACTCCAAAGCGTTAAAATCAATAAAATAAAAATAAGAACTTTCTTCATCTTACCCCTCCTTATAATTAATTCATTAATATTTTATCATTTTAGATATGGTTTTCAAGATTTATTTTTATCAACCAAAATCCTTTTATATAAACCATTTTAATTTATTAACTTAATGGTAATATTTTAAAAAATAAACTGTAATCATTTAAAATTATGAAAACATTTTAAATAGATTATTTTATTCTTAGCACATTCATTTCTAAAATATTACAATATATTTTGATTTGATTTCTAAAATGTTATTTTTTAGGTTATATGTAAATTGATATAAATATATTAGCATACTTATTAATGCATTATGAAAAAAATTAACCCCATCCATATATTGGATGGGGTTAATTATAATAACTTTGATTTTCAAGCAATTGATCTTCTGGAACATCTTTATATATTTTTGCTGGACTTCCTAAGACTATTTTTTTAGGAGGAACATTTTTTGTTACTACTGATCCTGCAGCCACTAATGCATCTTCACCTATTTCAATTCCTGGTAATATTGTCGAATTTGCACCCACTCTAGCTCCTTTTCTTAAT includes:
- a CDS encoding S8 family peptidase, with product MKKVLIFILLILTLWSCTRLSDDPKNVDLGKFIEGKKIEDIATVSKKATGYASVYGSVRMPNGDLAPYLVSTKLNKSAGVEWREGEYVVYYEGNGLRNLLEKYKDSVSLEKDISFDSNKNVTKEITFKEGISVLKVKGEVDINKLRKIEGIKYIEPNYIYKALAIPNDAYYSYQWHYDKIKLPQAWDKIKSANVIVAVVDTGVSFTHPDLKDVLIQGYDYVDNDTDPTDPAQDVSHGTHVAGTIAAMTNNSVGVSGVNWGGYGIKVMPVRVLGADGTGSLDTVAAGVRYAVDHGAKIINMSLGGGANSQILHDAIKYAYNNGVTVICAAGNENGPVSYPAKYTETIAVASVRYDLQRAPYSNYGPEVDIAAPGGDTSVDQNGDGYADGVLSTTWTPNNGDTYMFLQGTSMAAPHVAGVAALVYANGVTSPSEIRNVLISTAVDLGTSGKDDYYGYGLIDAYAALNYTGGNPNPDPNPDPNPTIKTQVFALSYDYYQNTYVLSSEIAYVNNGSYTLNSVVPYKTTYICAWRDNNNNGTIDTGDYFGYNGTYYLYPNKTYGPIDISLNIEN